Part of the Terrisporobacter glycolicus ATCC 14880 = DSM 1288 genome is shown below.
TGGAGAATCTGGAGCAGTTGGTATTGGACTACTATCTTTATTAATGGAAAAAGATGAATTAAAAGAAATAAAAGAAGCTATGAATTTAAATTCTGATTCAGTAGTTTTAATATTTAATACAGAAGGCAATACTGACCCTATAGGATATGATGAAATAATTTATGATGGTAGAAATCCAAGTTCATTTGTGGAAAGAAGGTAATTACAATGAGTTATAATAAAAAATCCGTATATTTTTTCTGTACAGATTACGAAAGAGATGAAGTTGCTCCAAGGGTTCTTGACTATTTAAAAAATAATTATTCTCTAAAATTAAGTGATATAAAATTTGATAATAGAAATGTTTATAATTATATTGATGAAGACAATAATTTATTTACTTATGTTGAAACTGACAAAGTGCTAAGTTATGACTACTATAAATACATACCTATATTAAATAAGTTATTTTCAGATTATGATGTTGCTGGCGTTGTAAACTGGCATGGTGGAGAAAAAGCTCCAGACAAAATTCTTACAGTTCATTCAACTGGTGATGTGGTAGGAGGTATTTATGCACCTTCTCATCCTCTTTACTTAAGAAATTTATTAGTTTCCATGGAAAAACATAGAGTAGAAAATAATCTTAATGATTTCAAAGTAATGACCGAAGGAACTCATTGGACAGGTACCATAAGAGGTGGAGATATTAATTTAATTGATAAATATGAAGTTCCCTTATTTGACATAGAAATAGGAAGTACTTTAGACAGTTGGAGTAACGAAATAGCAGTCAAAATCTTAGCTACTTCCTTGCAAGATGTGTTTTCAGATGAAGATACTGTAAAAGTTCTTCTTTGTACTGGTGGCATGCACTTTGAAGATACATTTTCAAATATAATAATAAATAAAGATTGTAAGATATCTGTAGGTCATGTTCTTCCTAGTCAATGGTTAGTCCAAGGTGAATACCATAAGGATGAGAAATATGATTTATTAAAAAAATGTACTAACTCTATTATTGGTAATATTGATGGTATAGTTATTCACGATAACTTAAAATCCGGTTATAAAAATCAGATAAAAAAACTTGCTGAAGAATTAAATATACCTACTTTTAAACATAAAAAATTAAGAAATCCAAAAGATTTGCCTATTTGGTAATATATTAAAAAGCATATAATAAGTAAAATATTTAGTTAATAATAAATTCACTTATTATATGCTTTTCTATTTTAAAGTTATTCAATATTTAAACTTTATTTATCTTTAATATGCTGACCTACTATTTCTGCCACATCAGTAATAGTCATAAAAGCAGATATATCATCAGCTTCTATAATTTTCTTAAGTTCTCTAACTTCTAATCTTGTAACAACTACATAAAGAACTACTTTTTTACCACTTATCAAGCCTTCTCCTTCAATAAAAGTTACTGTTCTTCCCAGTTTTTTGTATATACTTCTAGCTATTTTCTCGCCATGATTTGTAATAATCAAAGCTGCCTTTGCTTGATCCAAACCCTCTGATACTATATCTATTATTTTGTAAGTTATAAAATATGTCATTATGGAATAAAGAGCTCTATCCCATCCAAACAACATTCCAGCTACCATATAAATCACTAAATTAATTAATAATATTACTTGCCCTACAGAAAAAGATGTTTTTTTGTTAATTAATATGGCTACTATCTCTACTCCATCTAAACAAGCGCCATACCTAATAACAAACCCTACTCCTATTCCAAGTATAATTCCACCAAATACAGTAGCTAGTAACACATCATTGGTAACTACCTCTACATTTTTAAATGCATCTAGTAATAAAGAAAATAAAAACATGG
Proteins encoded:
- a CDS encoding D-aminoacyl-tRNA deacylase, which translates into the protein MSYNKKSVYFFCTDYERDEVAPRVLDYLKNNYSLKLSDIKFDNRNVYNYIDEDNNLFTYVETDKVLSYDYYKYIPILNKLFSDYDVAGVVNWHGGEKAPDKILTVHSTGDVVGGIYAPSHPLYLRNLLVSMEKHRVENNLNDFKVMTEGTHWTGTIRGGDINLIDKYEVPLFDIEIGSTLDSWSNEIAVKILATSLQDVFSDEDTVKVLLCTGGMHFEDTFSNIIINKDCKISVGHVLPSQWLVQGEYHKDEKYDLLKKCTNSIIGNIDGIVIHDNLKSGYKNQIKKLAEELNIPTFKHKKLRNPKDLPIW
- a CDS encoding YitT family protein; its protein translation is MFKNKEYNSWVITVLSYLFIAIGILLAALALEVFLIPNRIIDGGITGISIILSFLTKIKLSIFIIVINIPFLLLGFKHLGKNFLIQASFAMFLFSLLLDAFKNVEVVTNDVLLATVFGGIILGIGVGFVIRYGACLDGVEIVAILINKKTSFSVGQVILLINLVIYMVAGMLFGWDRALYSIMTYFITYKIIDIVSEGLDQAKAALIITNHGEKIARSIYKKLGRTVTFIEGEGLISGKKVVLYVVVTRLEVRELKKIIEADDISAFMTITDVAEIVGQHIKDK